A genomic segment from Streptomyces sp. NBC_01233 encodes:
- a CDS encoding endonuclease/exonuclease/phosphatase family protein: MAAGRETGPGRMGGAALVERADSGVREGDRPRRGGRWRRGDRWRRIRDARGRSAWTRGRVPASLAVLTACLLTFHRAVPNGVGRLGSLLEAFLPWLGLAVVVLLVAALVRRSATALLALLLPAAAWAVLFGGLLLPSDGGPHHITAVQHNVSDENPDPSGTAAALVRAAPDLVALEELTPAALPAYEAALAEEFPHHAAEGTVGLWSRYPLTDVRRLDVKPAGIGEGWSRGLRAGVRTPRGEIAVYVAHLPSVRIRPSGFSSGLRDESAGLLGAAVAAERLDTVILLGDLNGTVDDRGLAPLTSRLRAPRRGLAFSWPAALPVSRIDQILTRSATAVDVRTLPATGSDHLPVAARITLGAS; the protein is encoded by the coding sequence ATGGCTGCGGGACGGGAAACGGGTCCGGGGCGGATGGGCGGGGCGGCATTGGTGGAGCGGGCCGACAGCGGTGTGCGCGAAGGCGACCGGCCGCGCCGCGGTGGCCGGTGGCGTCGCGGCGACCGGTGGCGCCGGATCAGGGACGCGCGGGGCCGCTCCGCCTGGACGCGCGGGCGGGTACCGGCGTCACTCGCCGTACTGACCGCCTGCCTCCTGACCTTCCACCGGGCGGTGCCCAACGGGGTCGGCCGCCTCGGCAGTCTGCTGGAGGCCTTCCTGCCCTGGCTCGGCCTGGCGGTTGTGGTCCTGCTGGTAGCGGCCCTGGTGCGCCGCTCGGCCACCGCGCTGCTGGCCCTGCTGCTGCCCGCCGCCGCGTGGGCGGTCCTCTTCGGCGGGCTGCTGCTCCCCTCCGATGGAGGCCCCCACCACATCACGGCGGTCCAGCACAACGTCAGCGACGAGAACCCCGATCCCTCGGGCACCGCGGCCGCCCTGGTCCGGGCCGCGCCGGACCTCGTCGCCCTGGAGGAGCTGACGCCCGCCGCCCTGCCGGCCTACGAGGCGGCCCTGGCCGAGGAGTTCCCCCACCACGCGGCCGAGGGGACGGTCGGCCTCTGGTCGAGGTATCCGCTGACGGACGTCCGGCGCCTGGACGTCAAGCCGGCCGGGATCGGGGAGGGCTGGAGCCGTGGCCTGCGGGCCGGTGTGCGCACGCCTCGCGGCGAGATCGCCGTGTACGTCGCCCACCTGCCCTCGGTGCGCATCCGGCCGAGCGGTTTCAGCTCCGGCCTGCGGGACGAGAGCGCGGGTCTGCTGGGCGCGGCCGTCGCCGCCGAGCGGCTGGACACGGTGATCCTGCTGGGCGACCTCAACGGCACGGTGGACGACCGCGGTCTCGCCCCGCTCACCTCGCGGCTGCGAGCGCCCAGGCGGGGGCTCGCCTTCAGCTGGCCCGCGGCCCTGCCGGTGTCCCGGATCGACCAGATCCTGACCCGTTCGGCGACGGCTGTCGACGTCCGGACCCTGCCCGCGACCGGCAGCGACCACCTGCCGGTCGCCGCCCGCATCACGCTCGGCGCCTCATAG
- a CDS encoding RICIN domain-containing protein, producing MTGRRRRRAAADHRRKPRRLILITAATATAAVIAAGIAYSGIGDGAQAAAPVQAAEAAAPAAAPARDQEPEPIAAAPSNENARGMVYDGLQAAPKGDRCVGVYRTDTGLCTHGPDAPPKGVDITKEIPPAVKESAPAADPSRPAAEDPATKEGGGRPQDAPAADAAATKATAPEPAAAGSSQAVAAGPAGQTVQCEGDGSTGNRVQVVYVHAPGKDRYSEYVASFRKWAADADLIYSASAQETGGVRHIRYVTAADCTPTVLNIELPASALAEFSATNNALAGKGLDRRDRKYMIFADTQVYCGIGTFAGDERPGQANQSNFGPSYGRTDSGCWGGHTAAHELGHNLGAVNNSAPNTSRGAHCTDEYDVMCYSDTPYYPQMRNICTNQAAENILDCNHDDYFHTSPKAGSYLATHWNIADNQFLMRTKGGNGTDPGPNPTPTPTKKPTPTPTKKPGGGPAVTAAQVQSDSVVVSWPKVEGASWYQVMLNGKHLTWVQSQALRIYNLQPNTSYTVTVSVRDSSGRDSGPGKAASFKTPGAGGGATTPGSKYTLGNGSTGMAAEVWGGRTADGTVLVGGRANGYAQQQWFFDDAGNGQVRMRSAVSGKCLQPGGSPAAGMWVAQQPCDKGNGAQAWKLTSRGGAVTVTDPSGGFALTVSNRPYYGNWLLDLQRADGRAAQAWTVQKAG from the coding sequence ATGACAGGACGACGCAGACGTCGCGCCGCCGCCGACCACCGCCGCAAACCGCGGAGGTTGATACTCATCACCGCCGCCACGGCAACGGCGGCGGTGATCGCCGCAGGCATCGCGTACTCCGGAATCGGCGACGGTGCCCAGGCGGCGGCGCCCGTACAGGCCGCGGAGGCCGCCGCACCGGCCGCCGCCCCTGCCCGGGACCAGGAGCCCGAGCCGATCGCCGCCGCGCCCTCCAACGAGAACGCGCGCGGCATGGTCTACGACGGCCTCCAGGCCGCGCCGAAGGGCGACCGGTGCGTCGGCGTCTACCGCACCGACACCGGCCTGTGCACCCACGGCCCCGACGCCCCGCCCAAGGGCGTCGACATCACGAAGGAGATCCCGCCGGCGGTCAAGGAGTCGGCCCCGGCGGCAGACCCGTCCCGCCCCGCCGCCGAAGACCCGGCCACCAAGGAAGGTGGCGGGCGTCCTCAGGACGCGCCCGCCGCCGACGCCGCGGCGACCAAGGCGACCGCGCCCGAACCGGCTGCCGCCGGCAGCAGCCAGGCCGTCGCCGCGGGCCCCGCGGGCCAGACGGTCCAGTGCGAGGGCGACGGCAGCACCGGCAACCGCGTACAGGTCGTGTACGTCCACGCCCCCGGCAAGGACCGCTACTCCGAGTACGTCGCCTCGTTCCGCAAGTGGGCGGCCGACGCCGACCTCATCTACTCGGCGAGCGCCCAGGAGACCGGCGGCGTACGCCACATCCGCTACGTCACGGCCGCGGACTGCACCCCCACGGTGCTCAACATCGAGCTCCCGGCCTCGGCCCTGGCCGAGTTCAGCGCGACCAACAACGCGCTCGCCGGCAAGGGCCTCGACCGCCGCGACCGCAAGTACATGATCTTCGCGGACACGCAGGTCTACTGCGGCATCGGCACCTTCGCGGGCGACGAGCGGCCCGGCCAGGCCAACCAGAGCAACTTCGGCCCGTCCTACGGGCGTACGGACTCCGGCTGCTGGGGCGGCCACACCGCCGCCCACGAACTCGGGCACAACCTGGGCGCGGTCAACAACAGCGCCCCGAACACCAGCCGCGGCGCCCACTGCACCGACGAGTACGACGTCATGTGCTACTCGGACACCCCGTACTACCCGCAGATGCGCAACATCTGCACCAACCAGGCAGCCGAGAACATCCTGGACTGCAACCACGACGACTACTTCCACACCAGCCCCAAGGCCGGAAGCTACCTGGCCACGCACTGGAACATCGCCGACAACCAGTTCCTGATGCGCACGAAGGGCGGTAACGGTACCGACCCGGGTCCGAACCCGACGCCGACGCCGACGAAGAAGCCGACGCCCACGCCGACGAAGAAGCCCGGCGGCGGCCCGGCCGTGACGGCGGCCCAGGTCCAGTCCGACTCCGTCGTGGTGAGCTGGCCCAAGGTCGAGGGTGCCTCCTGGTACCAGGTGATGCTGAACGGCAAGCACCTGACCTGGGTCCAGTCGCAGGCGCTGCGCATCTACAACCTCCAGCCCAACACGTCGTACACGGTCACCGTCTCCGTCCGCGACAGCTCCGGACGTGACAGCGGACCCGGCAAGGCCGCGTCCTTCAAGACACCGGGAGCGGGCGGCGGGGCGACCACCCCGGGCAGCAAGTACACGCTCGGCAACGGCAGCACCGGCATGGCCGCCGAGGTGTGGGGCGGCCGCACCGCCGACGGCACGGTGCTCGTCGGCGGCCGCGCCAACGGGTACGCCCAGCAGCAGTGGTTCTTCGACGACGCCGGCAACGGCCAGGTCCGCATGCGGTCCGCGGTCTCCGGCAAGTGCCTGCAGCCGGGCGGATCGCCCGCCGCGGGCATGTGGGTCGCGCAGCAGCCCTGCGACAAGGGTAACGGCGCGCAGGCCTGGAAGCTGACCTCCCGCGGTGGCGCGGTCACCGTCACCGACCCGAGCGGCGGCTTCGCCCTCACCGTCAGCAACCGCCCCTACTACGGGAACTGGCTGCTCGACCTCCAGCGTGCGGACGGCCGCGCGGCGCAGGCCTGGACCGTCCAGAAGGCCGGCTGA
- a CDS encoding SseB family protein: MSGWQGGVRWIYAFTDEEALARFAETRGVGAGAREWEYLSILGARLVDAVIPTVDGPTGVAVDVADEDASMLFPPVVGIVPDAYAVDADADRVEAV; encoded by the coding sequence ATGTCGGGGTGGCAGGGCGGGGTCCGCTGGATTTACGCGTTCACGGACGAGGAGGCGCTGGCGCGTTTCGCGGAGACGCGCGGTGTCGGTGCCGGGGCCCGCGAGTGGGAGTACCTGTCGATCCTGGGTGCCCGTCTCGTCGACGCGGTGATTCCCACGGTCGACGGCCCGACCGGTGTGGCGGTCGATGTCGCGGACGAGGACGCCTCGATGCTGTTCCCGCCCGTCGTGGGCATCGTCCCGGACGCATACGCCGTGGATGCCGATGCCGACCGTGTGGAAGCCGTCTGA
- a CDS encoding ATP-grasp domain-containing protein, translating into MRTARIAIVTSGAGADEDPDLPLVLAALRVAGMSAQAVAWDADSKEWDGFDLAVIRSTWDYVGRLEEFLAWADATARVTRLWNPAPLVRWNSDKRYLWELAERGVPVVPTRFIEPGGHCGEQDFDGPHGVVVKPTVSSGARDTARYEPGRRADAVRHARMLLDQGRTAMVQPYLRLVEEGERALVFFSGTFSHAIRKQPVLTEAGVTDNFRVPHPGAAPYRPSEAEIRTARAALAAVPAPGGLLFARVDLALDEAREPVVMELELIEPNLFLRINPQGLERFVEAVAAELRHTTA; encoded by the coding sequence ATGAGGACTGCAAGGATCGCGATCGTGACGAGCGGCGCCGGTGCCGACGAGGACCCGGACCTCCCGCTGGTCCTGGCGGCCCTGCGCGTCGCAGGCATGTCCGCGCAAGCCGTGGCCTGGGACGCGGACTCGAAGGAGTGGGACGGCTTCGACCTGGCGGTCATCCGGTCGACCTGGGACTACGTGGGACGGCTCGAGGAGTTCCTGGCGTGGGCCGATGCGACGGCCCGGGTCACCCGGCTGTGGAACCCGGCGCCGCTGGTGCGCTGGAACAGCGACAAGCGCTATCTGTGGGAACTCGCCGAGCGCGGGGTCCCGGTGGTGCCGACCCGCTTCATCGAACCGGGCGGGCACTGCGGCGAGCAGGACTTCGACGGGCCTCACGGAGTGGTGGTCAAGCCCACGGTCTCCTCGGGCGCGCGCGACACCGCACGGTACGAGCCCGGCCGGCGGGCGGACGCCGTGCGCCACGCCCGGATGCTGTTGGACCAGGGCCGTACCGCGATGGTCCAGCCGTACCTGCGCCTCGTGGAGGAGGGGGAACGCGCCCTGGTCTTCTTCTCCGGCACCTTCAGCCACGCGATCCGCAAGCAGCCGGTGCTGACCGAGGCCGGGGTGACGGACAACTTCCGGGTGCCGCACCCCGGGGCGGCCCCGTACCGGCCCTCGGAGGCGGAGATCAGGACGGCGCGGGCGGCCCTGGCCGCGGTTCCCGCGCCGGGCGGCCTGCTGTTCGCCCGAGTGGACCTGGCGTTGGACGAGGCCAGGGAACCGGTGGTCATGGAGCTGGAACTCATCGAGCCGAATCTGTTCCTACGGATCAACCCACAGGGGCTGGAACGTTTCGTCGAAGCCGTGGCGGCCGAGCTCCGGCACACCACGGCCTAG
- a CDS encoding NAD(P)-dependent alcohol dehydrogenase, with translation MKAIVQDTYGPPAVLRLEETDRPVPGRGEVLVRVHAAGVDQGVWHLMAGMPYALRAMGFGLRAPKVRVRGMDLAGRVEAVGADVTRFRPGDEVYGSCDGSFAEYACAKEDALAPKPRNVGFEQAAAVPVSACTALKALRDVGRVEAGQSVLVLGASGGVGTYAVQLAKAFGARVTGVCSAAKADLVRSIGADEVVDYTEHDPVDGSHRYDLVLDIAGNRPVSRLRRALTPRGTLVIVGGEGGGRWIGGNERQLGALLLSPFVGHRLRTVAAMEHHHSDLQVLTELIEAGSVTPVVDRTYPLAEVPDAIRYLREGHVRGKIVIRL, from the coding sequence GTGAAGGCCATCGTCCAGGACACTTACGGACCGCCCGCGGTCCTGCGGCTCGAAGAGACGGACCGGCCGGTGCCGGGCCGAGGCGAAGTGCTCGTACGGGTCCACGCGGCCGGCGTCGACCAGGGCGTCTGGCACCTGATGGCGGGCATGCCGTACGCACTGCGCGCCATGGGCTTCGGCCTGCGGGCACCCAAGGTGCGCGTCCGCGGCATGGACCTCGCGGGGCGGGTGGAGGCGGTCGGCGCGGACGTGACCCGCTTCCGGCCGGGCGACGAGGTGTACGGCAGCTGCGACGGTTCGTTCGCCGAGTACGCCTGCGCCAAGGAGGACGCGCTCGCGCCGAAACCGCGCAACGTCGGCTTCGAACAGGCCGCCGCCGTGCCCGTCTCCGCGTGCACCGCGCTCAAGGCCCTGCGCGACGTCGGACGGGTCGAAGCCGGGCAGTCCGTCCTCGTCCTCGGCGCGTCGGGCGGAGTGGGCACGTACGCCGTGCAGTTGGCCAAGGCCTTCGGCGCCCGCGTCACCGGAGTCTGCAGTGCCGCCAAGGCGGACCTGGTCCGCTCCATCGGCGCCGACGAGGTCGTCGACTACACGGAGCACGACCCCGTCGACGGCAGCCACCGCTACGACCTCGTCCTCGACATCGCCGGCAACCGCCCCGTCTCGCGGCTCCGCCGCGCCCTCACCCCGCGCGGGACCCTCGTCATCGTCGGCGGAGAAGGAGGCGGCCGGTGGATCGGAGGCAACGAGCGGCAGCTGGGAGCGCTCCTGCTGTCCCCGTTCGTCGGGCACCGCCTGCGCACCGTCGCCGCCATGGAGCACCACCACAGTGACCTGCAGGTCCTCACGGAGCTCATCGAGGCCGGCTCGGTGACCCCCGTCGTCGACCGGACCTACCCGCTGGCCGAAGTGCCCGATGCCATCCGCTACCTGAGGGAGGGCCACGTCCGGGGAAAGATCGTGATCCGGCTATGA
- a CDS encoding helix-turn-helix transcriptional regulator gives MVRPTKVTNTIRALRFANNEMTQAELARRIGVTRQTVIAIEQGRYSPSLEKAFQIARVFGVPLDAVFQYSQTEAEEDDS, from the coding sequence GTGGTGAGGCCCACGAAGGTCACCAACACCATCCGTGCCCTGCGCTTCGCCAACAACGAGATGACGCAGGCCGAGCTCGCCCGCCGCATCGGCGTGACCCGGCAGACCGTCATCGCCATCGAGCAGGGCCGCTACTCGCCCTCCCTGGAGAAGGCCTTCCAGATCGCCCGCGTGTTCGGCGTACCGCTCGACGCGGTGTTCCAGTACTCCCAGACCGAGGCAGAGGAAGACGACTCGTGA